In Rhodoferax sediminis, the sequence GCATCGGGTGGCACCTGGAATTTGCCGCTCGCATCGGGCAGGCCATGGGCGCTCAGCGCCGTGTCCAGGTGAGCGTAGACCGCGCCGGGAATGTGCGCCTCGCGGTATTGCTGCTCGCCGGCCGCGGGTTGCATCAGCTCAAAACTGCAGTCAAAGACCATCAGCGGCTGGCCGCTTTGGCTCAAGGCTTGCAGTTGTTCGACAGAGATCAGGGTGGTGTACATGTCAATGTTCCTCGGCGGGGGCGTGGGGGACGGCGTGCTCGCGCAGCACGGTGGCGGCAATGCCGCTGACCACGATCAGGCCCATGCCCACCCAGCCCATGAGCGGGATGGCATCGCCAAACAGGGTCACGCTGTAGATCGCGGCAAACACAATGCCCGAGTATTGCAAATTCGCCACCACCAGCGTGGCGCCATGGCTATACGCGCGGGTCATGCACAACTGGCCCAGCGAGGCCAGCACGCCGACCGGGATCAGCCACAGCGCGGAAGGCCAGACCCAGGGCGAGATGCCGACCGCCATCATGCCGGCCGCGCCCGCCACGACCGAGCCCACGGAAAAGTAGAACACCACGCGCGTCTCGGGCTCGCCCAGACGCGACAGCGCCATCACCTGCATGTAGGCGAAGGCCGCGCTCATGCCCGAGAGCAGCCCCAGCAGCCCGGCGAAGGCCTGGTGGTGGTCGAAGGTGGGGCGCAGCATCAGCACCACGCCGACAAAGCCTAGCATCACGGTCAGCACCAGCGGACCCTGCTTCTGCACCCGGCCCAGCAGCAGTGAGCCGCCGACCAGGAAGGCGGCGATCCAGACGCTGCTCATGTAGTTGAGTGTCATGGCGGTGGCCAGCGGCAGGTGAGCCAGGGCGTAAAACCACGCGCCCAGCGACATCACGCCGATCAGGCTGCGCCAGGCGTGCATGCCGGGGAAGCGCGTGGCCAGGCTGATGCCACGCGTGCGGGCCAGCGCCCACATGAAGGCAATGCCGATCAGGCCGCGGTAAAGAATCAGCTCGGCGCTGTTGAAGGTGCTGGAGGCGAACTTGACGCATACCCCCATGCTGGCAAAAAACAGCGACGCAAGAATCATCCACAGGGCCTGCATCAATTCTCCAGCGTTTTGGCCAGCCAGGGCTGGCGTGTCAGGCGTGCCGCTTCGAAGGCGGCGATGGCCGGGCGCTGCGTCAGCGTGGCGGCGATCCAGTCGCCATCCTGCGTCAGCAAATGGCGCTCGCGCTGGCTCACGTTGAAGCCGAAGGACCGCGGGCCAGCCTGCACGCGGCCGGCCATCAGGTCGATGCTGACGTTCAGCACCTGGTGCTGCGCCATGGCAAACAGGGCGTCCACGTCGCCCGCATTCAGGGTGAGGGCGGCAACGCCGCCCAGCGGGCAGTTTTGCCGGAAGATGTCGCCGAAGCTGGGTGCCATGACGGCCTTGAAGCCATAGTCCCGCAGGGCCCATACCGCATGTTCGCGACTGGAGCCGCAGCCGAAGTTGCCGCGCGCCAGCAGCACCGTGGCGCCGCGCAGCGCGGGCTGGTTGAGAACGAAATCCGGGTTGCGCCGGCGTTTGGAATGGTCCTGGCCCAGATCGCCGGGGTCGAGATAGCGCCAGCTGTCGAACAGCACGTCGCCGTAGCCGCTTCTGGCAGTGGAGCGGCCATACTGCTTGGGGAAGATGGCGTCGGTATCGACGTTGGCGCGGTCCAGCGGCGCCACGATGCCGCTGTGCCGGCCTTGCAGGAACGATGGCATCGGACTCGCCGCGTGTGAGGTCAGGCTTGCCCGGGCGCGCGGTGCATCACGCGCCGGTACCACTCGTGGAAGTGCTGCATGCCGTCTTCCATCGGACTCTGGTAGGGGCCGGCCTCGTTGTCGCCGCGCTGCATCAACGCCTTGCGGCCGGCGTCCATGCGCAGCGCGATTTCGTCGTCTTCCACGCAGGTTTCCATATAGGCGGCCTGCTGCGCCTCGACAAATTCGCGCTCGAACGCGGCGATTTCCTCGGGGTAGAAGAACTCCACCATGTTCATGGTTTTCTGCGGGCCCATCGGGTACAGGGTGGATACCGTGAGCACGTGCGGGTACCACTCCACCATGATGTGCGGGTAGTACGAGAGCCAGATCGCGCCGTAGCGCGGCGGCTGGCCATTGCGGTAGTTCAGCAATGCCTGCTGCCAGCGCTCGTACACGGGGCTGCCCGCCTTGCCGAGCCGGTTCGCCACGCCCACGGTCTGCACCGAGTAGGCGTCCTTGAATTCCCAGCGCAGGTCTTCGCAGCTGACAAACTGGCCCAGACCGGGGTGGAACGGGCCGACGTGGTAGTCCTCCAGGTAGACCTCGATGAAGGTTTTCCAGTTGTAGTTGCATTCGTGCAGTTCGACGCGGTCCAGCACATGGCCCGAGAAATCGAGCGCGGCGAGCGGGCCCATGTGGGCCAGATCCGCGGCCACGTCCCGGCCGTTGGCCTCGAACAGCAGGCCATTCCACGCCTGCAGCGGGTAGTCGTTCAGGTTCAGGCAGGGGTCCTGGGCAAAGTGCGGCGCCCCCAGCAGGGTGCCGGCCGGGCTGGCCTGGTCGGGGCCGCCGCCACTGTAGGTCCAGCGGTGCAGCGGGCATACGATGTTGCCGCCCGAGCTGCCCGGCTGGCTGGTCTGCAGCGAGCCGCGGCCCTTGAGGATCAGGGCCTGGCGATGCCGGCAGACGTTGGAGATCAGCGACACCCCCTGCGGCGTGCGCACCAGGGCGCGGCCCTCGCCCTCGGCGGGCAGCGTGTGGTAATCCCCCACCTGGGGCACGGCGCACTGATGCCCCACATAGCGGGGCCCGGGCTGAAAAATAGTGCTTTGCTCGCGCTGGTACAGCGCTTCGTCAAAGTAGCTTGAAACTGGTAGTTGGCTTGCGGCCTGCTGCAGTTGAAGACTTAAATCAGTCATGGTGACCTGACCTAGAGACTCCCCCTATGAAGGGGCAGAAGGGTAGACGCTCAATCCGAAGAGAGAAACGCGGAAAGGGTGGGCCGGCAGCGCCGGAGAAGGGAATCGAAGACCCCAGAAAAGAGTCTTTAATTGTACCCCGCAGGGGGCGCTGGCGGGGCGTTCCTGTCCCCAACGCCTAAAATCGGGGTTTTCGACCCGTAATAACCCCATGCCCAAGGCCGCTGCCCAGACCAAGACATCCGCTCCACCCGCCAGCTACGAGGCGGCGCTGGAAGAGCTCGAACAGCTGGTGAGCCAGCTCGAGTCGGGCAAGATGCCGCTGGAGCAGTTGCTCAGCGGCTACCAGCGCGGGGCCGAGCTGCTGAAGTTTTGCCGCGACAAGCTGGAGGCGGTCGAAAGCCAGATCAAGGTGCTCGACGACGGCGTGCTCAAGCCATGGACACAAGAGTGAGGCCGCAGGTCGTCGCCCGCAGCGCGCCAGGCTTCGATCTGCGCGCGTGGAGCGGCACGCATCTGGAGAGGGTCGAGCAGGCGCTCTCCAGCTGGGTTGTGATGGACGCACCTGCCGGACTGGGCGACGCGATGCGCTACGCGGTGCTGGACGGCGGCAAGCGGCTTCGCCCGCTGCTGGTGCTGGCGGCCTGCGAAGCCGTGAACGGCCATACCGGCGCGGCACTGCGGGCCGCGTGCGCCGCCGAGCTGATCCATGCCTACTCGCTGGTGCACGATGACCTGCCGTGCATGGACAACGACGTGCTGCGCCGCGGCAAGCCGACGGTGCACGTCCGGTTTGGCGAGGCCCAGGCCTTGCTGGCCGGCGATGCGCTGCAGGCGCTGGCGTTTGAATTGCTCACGCCGGACGATGGCACGGTCAGCGCTGCGGTGCAGGCTGCCCTGTGCCGCCTGCTGGCCCGCTCGGCAGGGTACCAGGGCATGGCCGGCGGCCAGGCGATCGACCTGGCCAGCGTGGGCCTGGCTTTGAGCGAGGCGCAGCTGCGCGAGATGCACCGCCTGAAAACCGGCGCCCTGCTGCAGGGCAGTGTGTTGATGGGTGCCGCCTGCGGTGTCGTCCCGGTGGCTGCCACAGCGGCGCTGGGCGAGTATGGTGCTGCGATCGGGCTGGCGTTTCAGGTGGTGGATGACATCCTGGACGTCACGGCCGACTCGGCCACGCTGGGCAAGACCGCCGGCAAGGACGCGGCGCAGGACAAGCCGACCTATGTGTCGCTGCTCGGGCTGGAACGCTCGCGCGCCTATGCCCAGGCGCTCTTGGCGCAGGCCCTCGCCGCGTTGGATGCCAGCGGACTCGACACCAATGGCCAGGCACGGACCCACGCGCTGCGCGCGCTGGCCGACATGGTCGTGAACAGGGATAAATAAACAATGACTTCGCTGCTGGAAACCATCAACGACCCGGCCGACCTGCGCCGGCTGCCGCGCACGCAACTGCGGGCACTGGCCGACGAGCTGCGCGCCTATGTGCTCGACAGCGTGTCCAAAACGGGCGGGCACCTCAGCTCCAATCTCGGCACGGTCGAGCTCACGGTGGCGCTGCATTACGTGTTCAACACGCCCTATGACCGGCTGGTGTGGGACGTGGGCCATCAGACCTATCCGCACAAGATCCTGACCGGGCGGCGCGAACGCATGGGCTCGCTGCGCCAGCTCGGCGGCCTGTCGGGCTTTCCGCAGCGCGCCGAGAGCGAGTACGACACCTTTGGCACGGCGCATTCGAGCACCTCGATCTCGGCGGCCCTGGGCATGGCGCTGGCCGCCAAACAAAAGGGCGAGGACCGCCATGCGGTGGCGATCATCGGCGACGGCGCCATGAGCGCCGGTATGGCGTTCGAGGCGCTCAACAACGCGGGCGTGGCGGAAGGCAACCTGCTGGTGATCCTGAACGACAACGACATGAGCATCAGCCCGCCGGTCGGCGCGCTGAACCGCTATCTGGCGCAGCTGATGAGCGGGCACTTCTACGATGCCGCCAAAAACGTGGGCAAGCAGGTGCTGCGCGCCGCGCCGCCGCTGTTCGAGCTGGCCAAGCGGCTGGAACAGCACGCCAAGGGCATGGTGCTGCCGGCCACGCTGTTCGAGCAGTTCGGCTTCAACTACATCGGCCCGATCGACGGGCACGACCTCGACGCGCTGATTCCCACGCTGGAAAACATCAAGCACCTGAAGGGGCCGCAGTTCCTGCATGTGGTGACTAAAAAAGGCCAGGGCTACAAGCTGGCCGAAGCCGACCCGGTGGCCTACCACGGGCCCGGCAAGTTCGACCCGGCGATCGGGCTGCAAAAGCCCAGCACGCCGGCGCGGCAAACCTTCACCCAGGTGTTCGGCCAGTGGCTGTGCGACATGGCCGAGAAGGACCCACGGCTGGTCGGCATCACGCCCGCCATGCGCGAAGGCTCCGGCCTGGTCGAGTTCGAAAAGCGCTATCCCGGCCGCTACTACGACGTGGGCATTGCCGAGCAGCATTCGGTGACGTTCGCCGCTGGCCTCGCCTCCGAGGGCCTCAAGCCCGTGCTGGCGATTTACTCGACCTTTTTGCAGCGCGGCTACGACCAGCTGATCCACGACGTGGCGATCCAGAACCTGCCGGTGGTGTTTGCGCTGGACCGCGCCGGCATCGTGGGCGCCGACGGCGCAACCCACGCGGGCGCCTACGACATCGCTTTCCTGCGCTGCATTCCGAACATGAGTGTGGCCTGCCCGGCCGACGAGAACGAATGCCGCCAGTTGCTGACCAGCGCGTTCGAGCAGGACCACCCGGTGGCGGTGCGCTATCCGCGCGGTGCCGGCGCCGGCGTCGCGATCGAGGCGGGGCTGCGGGCGCTGCCGTTCGGCAAAGGTGAAATCCGCCGCGTCGCCACCGGCCATCCGGCGGATGCGTGCAAGGGCATCGCCATCGTGGTCTTCGGCACGCTGCTGTACCCGGCGCTGCAGGCGGCCGAGAAGCTCAATGCCACGGTGGTCAATATGCGCTGGGCCAAGCCGCTCGACACCAGGTTGCTGCTGCAGGTCGCGGCCGGGCACGAGGCGCTGGTCACGCTGGAAGACGGCGCCATCATGGGCGGCGCGGGCAGTGCCGTGACCGAGGCCCTGAATGCCGCCGGCGTGACCAAGCCCGTGCTGCAACTGGGCCTGCCCGACAAATTCATCGAGCATGGCGACCCGGTCCGCCTCATGGCGCTGCAGGGACTGGACGCTGCCGGTATCGAAAAATCCATAACGAATCGCTTTTCAGCCCTTGTGATGACTGGGCGACCCGCTCTTAAATCTGTAGCGTGACCGTCAGCTGCCCAGGTAGGCTTCCTGCACCCTGGGGTTGACCAGCAGCTCGCGGCCGGTGCCGGCGAGCACGATGCTGCCGGTTTCGATCACGTAGGCGCGGTTCGCGATTTTGAGCGCCTGGCGTACGTTTTGCTCGACCAGGAAGATGGTCAGGCCAGCCTGGTTGATCTCGCGCAGGGTGCGGAAAATATCCTGCACGATGATCGGTGCCAGCCCCATGGACGGCTCGTCCAGCAGCAGCACGCGCGGCTTGGCCATCAGGGCCCGGCCAATCGCCAGCATCTGCTGCTCGCCGCCCGACAGGTTGCCCGCCAGGCCGCCGGCGCGCTCCTTGAGCACGGGGAACAGGTTGAAGACGTAGTCGAGGTCGTGCGCCCGCCCGCCCTTGTCGCGCCGCGTGTAGGCGCCGAGTTCCAGGTTTTCGCGCACCGTCAGGGTGCTCAAAGTGGCGCGCCCTTCGGCCACCTGCACCACGCCGCTGGCAACAATCTTGTGCGGCGCCATTTTGCTGAGGTCGCGGCCATCGAATGTGACGCGGCCAGCAGCCTTCTTGACCAGACCCGAGAGCGCCAGCAGGGTGGTTGATTTGCCGGCGCCGTTCGCGCCCACCAGCGTGGTGATCTGGCCCTCGTGCAGTTCCAGGTCGATGCCCTTGACCGCTTCGATCTTGCCGTAGGCGACCTTGAGGCCGCTGACCTGCAAGAGAGGTGCGCGTGTTGTCGCCCCCGCCGCGCTGGCCACTTCCTGCACGGCGCTCATGCGGTTGCTCCCGTGGCGTCCAGGCTGGCTTCGTCCTCTTCGCGGCCCAGGTAGGCCTCGATCACCTGCGGGTCGTTGCGGATCGCGTCGGGGGTGCCGCGCGCGATGATGCGGCCAAAATTCAGCACGGCGATGTCCTGGCACAGGCCCATCACAAAGCGCATGTCGTGTTCAATCATGAAAATTGTGTAGCCGCGCGCGCTGATGTTGCGGATCTCCACCATCAGCTCGACTTTTTCGCTGCTGTTCATGCCGGCCACCGGCTCGTCCAGCAGCAGCAGTTTGGGATTCGTGGCCAGCGCGCGCGCCAGCTCCAGCTTGCGCTGCTCGCCGTAGGAGAGGTTGTCGGCCTTGTCGCTCGCCTTGTGGTCCAGCTTGACCCACGACAGCAGCTCCTGCGCGCGCGCCCGGGCCCGGCGCTCCTCGCTGCGGAATAGCCCGGAGCTGGCCAGCAGGCCGAGCGAGCCGTACTTGAGTTGCGCATGGAAGCCGACCATCACGTTCTCCAGCAGCGACATGTCCTTGAACAGGCGAATGTTCTGGAAGGTGCGGGCAATGCCCAGGCGCGTGATGTCGTGCGGGGTGCGCCCCGCCAGATTCTGGCCGTTGAACTCGATGCGCCCGCTGGTGGGTGGTAGCAGGCCGGTGATCAGGTTGAAGACGGTGGTTTTGCCCGCGCCGTTGGGGCCGATCAGGCCGAAGATGCCGCCCTGCGGGATCTCCAGGTTCACGTCCTGCAGCACCTTGAGGCCACCGAAGTGGCGCGACAGTGTGTCCAGCCTTAGCAAGGTGCTCATATGCGCCCCCCGCGTTTGCCGAACCACTGGCGGAAGCGCGCCGGGTCCCAGATGCCCTTGGGCAGGAACAGCACGATCAGCACCAGGATGAAGCCGTTCACGACGCCCCGGAAGTCCTTGAACGCGCGCAGCAGCTCCGGCAGCAGCGTGAGGATCACGGCGCCGATCACGGGGCCGGTCAGGTTGCTGATGCCGCCAAGGATGGCCATGGTGAGGATGTCCACCGCGCGGTCGAAGCCGTATTCGCCCGGGCCGATAAAAAAGGTCAGGTGCGCGTTGAGCGCGCCGGCCAGGCCCGCAATGGCTGCGCCCAATACGAACGCCAGCATCTTGTAGGCGCCCACGTCGATGCCCATCAGCCCCGCCGCGGTTTCGTCTTCCTTGATCGACTCGAAGGCGCGCCCCACGCGCGAGCGGCGCAGCCGCCAGAGCAGGGCCAGCGTGAGCACCAGGGCCAGCGCCACGTGCCACCACTGGGTCAGTTGCGGGATGCCGTTGAGTCCGAGCGCGCCGCCCGTAATGGATTCTGCGTTGAGCAGCGCGATGCGCACCACCTCGCCAAAGGCCAAGGTCGCCATGGCCAGGTACACGCCCGACAGCCGCAGCGTGGGTTTGCCAATGATGAAGGCCATCAGCGCGGGCGCTGCCATGCCGGCGGCCAGCACGGCCGGGAACGGCGCGCCGTAGTTCATCGTCAGCAGCGCCGAGGTATAGGCCCCGATGCCCATGAAGGCCGCATTGGCGATGGACAGCATGCCGCAGGCGAGCGTCAGGTAGATGGACAGGGCCAGCAGCGCATTCGTGCCCAGCGAGAGCACCAGGTTGCTGTAGATCGACCAGAAGTTGTTGAACCAGTCCATTTCAATGCCCGCCCGGCCGCCCGAAGGGCATTGAGCGCCCCCTCAGGGGGCAGCGAAAGAAGAGAGCGTGGGGGAGCTTCATACTAGACTTTGCGCTCGAGCAGGGTGCCGAACAGCCCCTTGGGCCGCACCAGCAAAATCAGGAAGAGCAGGCCGAAGGCCACGGCGTCACGCATGCTCGAGCCGATATAGGCTACCGACAGCACCTCGGCAAAGCCCAGGAACAGGCCGCCGATCAGCGCGCCGCGGATGTCGCCCATGCCGCCCAGGATGATCACGGCGATGCCTTTTTCCAGCATGGACTTGCCCATCAGCGGGTACAGGGCATTGGAAGACAGGCCGATCAACACGCCCGCTACGCCGCCCAGCCCGGCCGCGACAAAGGAGGTGAGGTAAAACAAGCCCTCGACGTTGATGCCCAGCAGGTAGGCCGCCTTGGGCGATTCGGCAATGGCACGCAGTGCGCGCCCGAGCTGGGTCTTCTTGAGGGCCAGCAGCAGCAGGGCCATCAGCACGAAGGACAGCAGGATGATGCCGAGCTCGAGCGCCGTCAGGCTCAAGCCGCCCAGGCTCAAGGTGGTGTCCGGCACCAGGCCCAGCGGGAAACGCAGGTTCTCTGCGCCAAAAATGCCCTGGATGCCGTTGGTCAGGATGATGCCCACGCCAATGGTGGCAATCATCGGAATCAGGTGCGGTGCATTGCGTGCGCGCAGCGGGCGCAGCACCAGGACGTCGATGAGCAGGCCCATAAAGCCACTGAATCCGAAGGCGAACAGCAGCGCCCCCCACAGCGGCAAGGCGAGGTGCGCCACGGCCTGTTCAGCCGCATACGCGCCGACCATATAGACCGCACCATGCGACAGGTTGATGACGCCCAGCACGCCGAAGATGAGCGTGAAGCCCAGCGCAAACAGGGCGTAAACGCTCCCGAGTGACAAGGCATTGACAAGTTGCTGTTCCAGCACGATGGGGTGCCCCGGACAAGGCGCACTGGTGCGCCGGCAAGAAAAAAGACGGCGCGAAGGGTCGCGCCGTCTGACGGATCATCGCAATTATTTCTCGATCACAAACTTGTCGCCCTTCGTCACGCTGACGATCGCCTTTTGTTGCGCGTCATAACCGGCGGGCTTTCCAGCCTTGTCAACAGCACGGTGGAACTGGAAGGCGCCGGTGGCACCGGTCCACTTGACGTTGGGCAGCGCATTGCGCAGCGCGCTGCGGTCGGCGGCCAGGTCGCCGCTGAGCTTGACCTGCTTGAGCGCCTGCACCAGGATGTGCATGGCGTCGTAGGACTGGGCCGCAAACTGATCGGGCGCTGCCTTGAACTTGTCCTGGAAGGCCTTGATGAAGCTGGTGTTTTCCGCACTGTCGTTGCTGGCCGACCAGGGGCTGCCCACGTACAGGCCGTCCGAGCTGCCCTTGGCCAGAGTGAACACCTTGACCGAGTTCATGCCGTTGCCACCGATGAACGGCACATTCAGGCCGATCTGACGCGCCTGCACCATGATGGGCGCGCCTTCGGCCAGGAGTGCCGACAGCACGATGGCGTCCGGGTTACCGGCCTTGATCTTGGTCAACTGGGCCTTGAAATCGACGTCGCCCTTGGCGAAGGTCTCGGTCGTGGTGACCGGAATCTTCAGGTCTTCGAGCGCCTTCTTGAAGTTGTCGTAGCCGCTCTTGGTGAACACGTCATCGTTGCCGTACATCACCGCCACCTTCTTGATGTTGGCGTGCTTGATGGCTACCCGCAGGGTCTCGGGCAGCACGTCGGCTTCGGTCACCGAATTGCGAAAGATGTAGTCACCAATCGAGGTGATGCCGTCGGCCGTGTTCGAGGTGCCAAAGGCCACGGTCTTGGCGGCCTGGGCGATCGGGTCGGCCGCCTGGGCCGAGTTCGACAGCGTGGGGCCGAACACCATCAGGACCTTGTCCTGGAAAATCAGTTTCTTGAAGACGTTGATGGCTTCTTCTTTCTTGCCCTGTTCGTCTTCGATCACCAATTGCAGCTTGTCGCCATTCACGCCACCCGCGGCATTGATCTCATCGGCAGCGAGCTGGAAGCCGTTGCGGATGGAAATGCCGTATTGCGCGGCGCCGCCCGACAGGGCCTCGGCCATACCGATTTTGATGTCGGCCGCGTAGGCGCTGGCGCCAAAGCCGGCGGCGAGCGCCAGCGCGAGGAGCGAATTTGCGAAAGCTTTTTGTCTCATTTCAAAATCCTTTATGAATACAGGTTGAAAGGTTAGCCGGCGATTTTACATCTCGCAACACCGCCTGCCTTGGCAGGGGGCGAGGGACTTGGGTGGGTTCACACATGGGTCAATAATGAGCGATGCCGTTTGCCTATCCTCGGGCCAGCCCCGCCTCGATCGACTCACCCGACATGCGCCGGGCCGGGCGCGACCTGCTGTCGCTTGCGCTGATGGATGCGCGCAATCACACTTTATACCTGCTCGCCCTTTATGAGAAGGCACTGGGTGCTACGAAAATTGTAGTGACCCAGTCTGCGGAGGTCGAACCTTTGGCGTGGCTGGCGGGCCATATCGGCTGGTTTGCCGAGTTCTGGATCGGGCGCAATACCCAGCGCGCACTGGGCAGTAACTGCCCGCACGAGCCCACGCACCTGGCCTCGATCGAGCCGCAGGCCGACCGCTGGTGGAACCCGCAGCAGGCGGTGCCTGCGGAGCGCTGGACACTGGACCTGCCCGACCTGGCCGCTACCCGGGCCTACCTGCTCGACACGCTGGAGGGTACGCTGGAGTTGCTGGAGAAGGCGCCGGATGAAGACCGGGCGCTGTACTTCTATCGCCTGGCGCTGTTTCATGAAGACCTGCGCGGTGAGCAACTGATCACGATGGCGCAGACGCTGGGCATCGCCCTGCCGATCGACGCACTGGGCGGGCTGCCCGTGCGCGAACCGCTGCTGGTTCCCGCCACCCGCTGGATGCTGGGCTCGGCGCCCGGCGGGTTTGCCTTCGACAACGAAAAGCCGGCCCATGAAGTGCCCGTGCCCGAGTTCGAAATCGATGCACAGCCCGTGACCTGGGCGCAACTTGTGGAGTTTGTCGATGACGGCGGCTATGACCGGCCCGAGCTGTGGCAGCCGCAGGGCTGGGACTGGCTGCAGGCGCTGGCGCAAGCGGAGGGCCGGCGCGGCCCGCGTTATGTTGACCAGATCGGCGTGGCCAGCGGGGCCGTCATGCAAACCCGCTTTGGCAAACCGGCACGCATGGCCGGCAACCAGCTGGCCATGCACATGAGCTGGTGGGAAGCCGATGCCTGGTGCCGCTGGGCCGGGCGCCGGCTGCCAACCGAGGTGGAATGGGAGATTGCCGCCCACACGGCGGTGGGGCGCGGCTTTCGCTGGGGCGACGTGCATGAGTGGACGGCCGGCACGTTCAAACCCTGGCCCGGCTTCAGCGCCGATCCCTGGGAACAGTACTCGTTGCCGTGGTTCGGGCTGGCCCGGGTGCTGCGCGGTGCCTCGTTTGCCACCCGCGCGCGCATGAAGCATCCCAAGTTCCGTGGCTTTGCGCCGCCCGCGCGCGACGATCTTTTTGTCGGGTTTCGATCCTGCGCCGCTTGAGCGTGGCGCGGCCCGGGCGTCAGCCGCCGGCGCGTGGCCGGGCTTTGGGCCTGCGGTAGTCCCACCACGGCAGCACTTCGCGCATGGACAGCACCTCGCCGCTCTGCGCGGCGCGGTACCCCGCAATGGCATTGAGTTGCGTTTGCCACGATGCGCTGCGCAGCAGCTGCAGCAACGCTTGCGGCCCGGGCTGCGCCAGGGCGGACTTGAGGCACACCAGGTGGTAACGCTCCTGCACCAGGGGCACGAAGCCCAGACCGCGCGCGCGCGCGGCCACTTCGATGCCCAAGCCGGCATCGGCCTGGCCGGCCGCCACGGCATGGGCCACCGCCGCATGCGAAGGTTCGGTGTGCTCGTAGCCCGCGATGTCGGCCGGCGTGAGCCGGGCCTGTGCCAGCAGTTCGTCGAGGACCACGCGGGTGCCCGTCCCCAGGGCGCGATTTACGAAGCGCGCGCCGGTGCGTTGCAAATCCTGCAGTGAAGTCAGTCCTTGCGGGTTGCCCGGGGCCACCATCAAGCCCTGGGTGCGCTGCGCAAAGCCGATGATCTTGTGCAGGCCCGGTTGCAGCAGCGGCTTGTAGGTGCGCTCGGCCAGCGAGTGCGCACCGGGCTGCAGCTGCGTGTGAAAACCGGCCATCATGCAGCGGCCCTCGTTGAGCGCGCGGATCGCATCCACGCTGCCGGTGAAGCGCATGTCCAGGTGCAGCGGGCCGCGCGCCGCCTCCTGCGAGCGCGCATAGTCGCGCAGGGTGGCCAGGGCGGTGTCGTGGCTGGCGTAAAACGTCAGCACGTGGGCGCTGTCGTCGAACGCCACCGCGAAGGCGCGCTCCAGATCGCTGCGCAGCGCCTCGATCTGCGGCGCCAGGCGCGCCTGCGCCTGGCGCTCGGACCACATCAGCTTGGTCCCGAATTCGCTCAGTTGTGCCGGCTGGCCTTTTTCCCAGATGATGAGCTCGTTGCCGAGCTCGCTTTCCCAGCGCTTGAGTTCACCCCAGACGTGCCGGTAGGACAGGCCCAGCCCACGCGCCGCGGCGGAGATGGAACCGTGCGCCGCCACGGCCTGCAGCAAATCGATCAAGGGGTTACGGATCAGGGCGGGGCCGCTGATGGCGTCGCGGCCGGCTCCATGCTCGCGGC encodes:
- a CDS encoding aromatic ring-hydroxylating oxygenase subunit alpha; this translates as MTDLSLQLQQAASQLPVSSYFDEALYQREQSTIFQPGPRYVGHQCAVPQVGDYHTLPAEGEGRALVRTPQGVSLISNVCRHRQALILKGRGSLQTSQPGSSGGNIVCPLHRWTYSGGGPDQASPAGTLLGAPHFAQDPCLNLNDYPLQAWNGLLFEANGRDVAADLAHMGPLAALDFSGHVLDRVELHECNYNWKTFIEVYLEDYHVGPFHPGLGQFVSCEDLRWEFKDAYSVQTVGVANRLGKAGSPVYERWQQALLNYRNGQPPRYGAIWLSYYPHIMVEWYPHVLTVSTLYPMGPQKTMNMVEFFYPEEIAAFEREFVEAQQAAYMETCVEDDEIALRMDAGRKALMQRGDNEAGPYQSPMEDGMQHFHEWYRRVMHRAPGQA
- a CDS encoding polyprenyl synthetase family protein; the protein is MDTRVRPQVVARSAPGFDLRAWSGTHLERVEQALSSWVVMDAPAGLGDAMRYAVLDGGKRLRPLLVLAACEAVNGHTGAALRAACAAELIHAYSLVHDDLPCMDNDVLRRGKPTVHVRFGEAQALLAGDALQALAFELLTPDDGTVSAAVQAALCRLLARSAGYQGMAGGQAIDLASVGLALSEAQLREMHRLKTGALLQGSVLMGAACGVVPVAATAALGEYGAAIGLAFQVVDDILDVTADSATLGKTAGKDAAQDKPTYVSLLGLERSRAYAQALLAQALAALDASGLDTNGQARTHALRALADMVVNRDK
- the dxs gene encoding 1-deoxy-D-xylulose-5-phosphate synthase, whose protein sequence is MTSLLETINDPADLRRLPRTQLRALADELRAYVLDSVSKTGGHLSSNLGTVELTVALHYVFNTPYDRLVWDVGHQTYPHKILTGRRERMGSLRQLGGLSGFPQRAESEYDTFGTAHSSTSISAALGMALAAKQKGEDRHAVAIIGDGAMSAGMAFEALNNAGVAEGNLLVILNDNDMSISPPVGALNRYLAQLMSGHFYDAAKNVGKQVLRAAPPLFELAKRLEQHAKGMVLPATLFEQFGFNYIGPIDGHDLDALIPTLENIKHLKGPQFLHVVTKKGQGYKLAEADPVAYHGPGKFDPAIGLQKPSTPARQTFTQVFGQWLCDMAEKDPRLVGITPAMREGSGLVEFEKRYPGRYYDVGIAEQHSVTFAAGLASEGLKPVLAIYSTFLQRGYDQLIHDVAIQNLPVVFALDRAGIVGADGATHAGAYDIAFLRCIPNMSVACPADENECRQLLTSAFEQDHPVAVRYPRGAGAGVAIEAGLRALPFGKGEIRRVATGHPADACKGIAIVVFGTLLYPALQAAEKLNATVVNMRWAKPLDTRLLLQVAAGHEALVTLEDGAIMGGAGSAVTEALNAAGVTKPVLQLGLPDKFIEHGDPVRLMALQGLDAAGIEKSITNRFSALVMTGRPALKSVA
- a CDS encoding exodeoxyribonuclease VII small subunit, coding for MPKAAAQTKTSAPPASYEAALEELEQLVSQLESGKMPLEQLLSGYQRGAELLKFCRDKLEAVESQIKVLDDGVLKPWTQE
- a CDS encoding ABC transporter ATP-binding protein, translating into MSAVQEVASAAGATTRAPLLQVSGLKVAYGKIEAVKGIDLELHEGQITTLVGANGAGKSTTLLALSGLVKKAAGRVTFDGRDLSKMAPHKIVASGVVQVAEGRATLSTLTVRENLELGAYTRRDKGGRAHDLDYVFNLFPVLKERAGGLAGNLSGGEQQMLAIGRALMAKPRVLLLDEPSMGLAPIIVQDIFRTLREINQAGLTIFLVEQNVRQALKIANRAYVIETGSIVLAGTGRELLVNPRVQEAYLGS
- a CDS encoding DMT family transporter; translated protein: MQALWMILASLFFASMGVCVKFASSTFNSAELILYRGLIGIAFMWALARTRGISLATRFPGMHAWRSLIGVMSLGAWFYALAHLPLATAMTLNYMSSVWIAAFLVGGSLLLGRVQKQGPLVLTVMLGFVGVVLMLRPTFDHHQAFAGLLGLLSGMSAAFAYMQVMALSRLGEPETRVVFYFSVGSVVAGAAGMMAVGISPWVWPSALWLIPVGVLASLGQLCMTRAYSHGATLVVANLQYSGIVFAAIYSVTLFGDAIPLMGWVGMGLIVVSGIAATVLREHAVPHAPAEEH
- the leuD gene encoding 3-isopropylmalate dehydratase small subunit encodes the protein MPSFLQGRHSGIVAPLDRANVDTDAIFPKQYGRSTARSGYGDVLFDSWRYLDPGDLGQDHSKRRRNPDFVLNQPALRGATVLLARGNFGCGSSREHAVWALRDYGFKAVMAPSFGDIFRQNCPLGGVAALTLNAGDVDALFAMAQHQVLNVSIDLMAGRVQAGPRSFGFNVSQRERHLLTQDGDWIAATLTQRPAIAAFEAARLTRQPWLAKTLEN